The following proteins come from a genomic window of Bacillus sp. SM2101:
- a CDS encoding lambda-exonuclease family protein, which yields MDYKILIWKHNLSNDEVFLWRNKGIGGSDINALLGLDKGKSKEMLFKEKSGQKVRTSNDYFKFHMRVKSFIAEEFKERTGMKLHRRNAILQNKKYPFLIANVDRFIVGQNAGLLCKATSNKNYMFKKDLVQSLNLQCQHYMAVTGAKRWWVALLIGGVNFHYFYVDRNEEVIKVIIEKCEEFWHDKMGQISKS from the coding sequence ATGGACTATAAAATTCTTATTTGGAAACATAATTTAAGTAATGATGAAGTATTTCTGTGGAGGAACAAAGGCATTGGTGGTTCAGATATAAATGCCCTTTTAGGATTGGATAAAGGAAAAAGTAAAGAGATGCTTTTTAAAGAGAAGAGTGGGCAAAAAGTTAGAACATCTAATGATTATTTTAAATTTCATATGAGGGTAAAGAGCTTTATTGCCGAAGAATTTAAAGAAAGGACTGGAATGAAATTACACCGAAGAAATGCAATACTACAAAATAAAAAATACCCCTTTCTCATTGCCAACGTTGACAGATTCATAGTTGGTCAAAATGCTGGTTTACTTTGTAAAGCAACGTCCAATAAAAACTATATGTTTAAAAAAGACTTAGTTCAATCTCTTAACCTTCAATGTCAACATTATATGGCTGTCACAGGTGCAAAAAGATGGTGGGTTGCACTATTGATTGGTGGAGTAAACTTTCATTACTTCTACGTAGACCGAAATGAAGAGGTAATAAAAGTTATTATAGAAAAATGTGAAGAATTTTGGCATGACAAAATGGGTCAAATAAGTAAGAGTTGA
- a CDS encoding response regulator transcription factor — protein MIQNIAVMDNDIQLAEGLKRIIEMKERTDIVVHTFSHREEEIPKLIELDPDLLMTTCIDEDNKGISVLEKINKLLPYTKKLVLSKSINQKFNSEILLHGVKGYIPLNIPAPVLLDAISIIENGGVYLHHNATQGLLYDYLELKSERANMNFNHIKTGINPYDLSKREIEILLLVGGGYNNQEVGGQLFISDKTVKNHISNIIRKLGVRTRTEAVVKAIIEGIINTDEIESSTTAKTRSLNN, from the coding sequence TTGATACAAAATATTGCTGTGATGGATAATGACATACAGTTGGCAGAAGGATTGAAGCGGATAATAGAAATGAAAGAAAGAACAGACATTGTTGTTCATACTTTTTCACATCGAGAAGAGGAGATTCCAAAACTAATAGAATTAGATCCTGATCTACTTATGACAACTTGTATTGATGAAGATAATAAAGGGATTAGTGTCTTAGAAAAGATTAATAAATTGTTGCCATATACAAAAAAACTTGTTCTATCAAAATCCATAAATCAAAAATTTAATTCCGAGATACTTCTTCATGGAGTAAAAGGGTACATACCTTTAAATATTCCTGCACCTGTTTTATTGGATGCTATTTCAATAATAGAAAATGGTGGAGTCTATCTTCACCACAATGCAACTCAGGGTTTATTGTACGATTACCTTGAACTTAAATCTGAAAGAGCGAATATGAATTTTAATCATATTAAAACAGGGATCAATCCATATGATTTATCTAAGAGAGAAATAGAAATCTTACTATTGGTTGGGGGTGGATATAACAATCAAGAAGTAGGTGGGCAATTATTTATTAGTGATAAAACAGTAAAAAATCATATCTCTAACATTATTCGAAAATTGGGTGTTAGAACTAGGACAGAAGCTGTAGTGAAAGCCATTATAGAGGGAATTATAAATACTGATGAGATTGAATCTTCCACCACAGCCAAAACAAGAAGCCTTAACAATTAG
- a CDS encoding cohesin domain-containing protein, with amino-acid sequence MKLSKQSFTVMMFSVFALILSLVGMPSTTSAYIGEQIIDAPQPGWSRYDDTNGNINYEGGFFTESYNMPFGGSYSNIEMVGDKIKFNFTGSNLKLLATYDYNFYDYTNNGIVYVDGQQYPFIQNDYPGMNQIVFFELLGLEDKEHFVEIVVEDNFGINSRVSLDAIDIDEGGTLLPFNENVMGTTDLTLDLETEKTEVFSTEVFTVDVWLKNGQDIYAEDLNITYDDTLFEFVGASAGEGLDFYHSEEDEGSALRYILASQGRDFGINEDAVLVTLTFKAKFSGGFGKIVVENGLVADKYGNEYAPSLTELEINVTLADGDVNNDGKVTLGDLAIASYDTGVSSEEVSEVESDVNLDGEINDTDLSVIVQAILDAENGN; translated from the coding sequence ATGAAATTGTCGAAGCAATCTTTCACTGTTATGATGTTTTCTGTATTTGCATTAATATTATCATTAGTTGGAATGCCAAGTACGACAAGTGCCTATATAGGTGAGCAGATTATTGATGCACCACAACCAGGTTGGTCGAGGTATGATGATACAAATGGAAATATAAATTATGAAGGAGGTTTTTTTACTGAATCTTATAATATGCCTTTTGGAGGATCATACAGTAATATAGAAATGGTAGGAGACAAAATCAAATTCAACTTTACTGGTTCAAACCTAAAGCTATTAGCTACGTATGACTACAATTTCTATGATTATACAAACAACGGTATAGTTTATGTTGATGGTCAACAGTACCCATTCATTCAAAATGACTATCCTGGAATGAATCAAATTGTATTTTTTGAATTGTTAGGTTTGGAAGATAAAGAACATTTTGTTGAGATTGTAGTGGAAGATAATTTCGGAATCAATTCCAGAGTCTCTTTAGATGCCATTGATATTGATGAAGGGGGTACCTTGTTACCTTTTAATGAAAATGTCATGGGTACAACCGATTTAACTTTAGATCTAGAAACTGAAAAAACTGAAGTATTTAGTACAGAGGTATTCACAGTAGATGTTTGGTTGAAGAATGGACAAGATATATATGCGGAAGATTTGAACATAACTTATGATGATACATTATTTGAATTTGTTGGTGCTTCAGCTGGAGAAGGATTAGATTTTTATCATTCTGAAGAAGATGAGGGAAGTGCATTACGTTACATTCTTGCTAGTCAAGGGCGTGATTTCGGTATAAATGAAGATGCTGTTTTAGTAACCTTAACATTTAAAGCAAAATTTTCTGGTGGGTTTGGAAAAATCGTTGTGGAAAATGGTCTTGTTGCTGATAAATACGGAAATGAATATGCTCCTTCCTTAACTGAATTAGAGATCAATGTAACATTAGCCGATGGTGATGTAAATAATGATGGTAAGGTAACACTTGGAGATCTTGCGATTGCTTCATATGATACTGGAGTATCAAGCGAAGAAGTAAGTGAAGTAGAATCAGACGTAAATTTAGATGGTGAAATTAACGATACAGATTTAAGTGTAATTGTACAAGCAATCTTAGATGCTGAAAATGGAAATTAA
- a CDS encoding sigma-70 family RNA polymerase sigma factor, with protein MDKDPEACGKDFEYFKKREGVFFENELIKSFFTEDVNQALFVKAMKYPTKKNKELLDLKFKRFYFDIRFKSYISSAIYYNAINYDKRNRKISHRYPLTVDQPLYKSEENTQKDLIKDPHSEIDVERIIKSDDIKDYVSNPLLYKALQILTPKQQEIIHMAYINNYNDTTIGEKLGKSQQSVSKTRKHAIQKLQKYLGGNNIN; from the coding sequence ATGGATAAAGATCCAGAAGCTTGTGGAAAAGACTTTGAATACTTTAAAAAGAGAGAGGGCGTTTTTTTTGAAAATGAACTAATTAAATCCTTTTTTACAGAAGATGTAAACCAGGCTCTATTTGTGAAAGCAATGAAGTATCCTACAAAAAAGAATAAAGAACTACTAGATTTAAAGTTTAAGAGGTTCTATTTTGATATAAGGTTTAAGTCATATATATCTTCAGCTATATACTATAATGCTATAAATTATGATAAAAGAAATCGTAAAATTTCACACAGATACCCATTAACCGTAGACCAACCCTTATACAAAAGTGAGGAAAACACTCAGAAAGACTTAATTAAAGATCCGCATTCCGAAATTGATGTTGAACGGATAATAAAAAGTGATGATATTAAGGATTATGTATCTAATCCTTTGTTATATAAAGCTCTTCAAATACTAACTCCAAAACAACAAGAGATAATTCATATGGCTTATATTAATAATTATAATGATACAACCATAGGTGAAAAACTTGGTAAGAGCCAGCAATCTGTTTCTAAAACACGTAAACATGCTATCCAAAAATTACAAAAGTACTTGGGTGGAAATAATATTAACTAA